The sequence TTTGTTTTTTAATTTCCATATTTTCTATTGCAGCTTCAATTATTAAGTCGCAGTCTCCACAGATTTCTTTAGTTCCTGTAGTGATTTTTGCTAATATTTCATCAGCTGCAGCTTGTTCCATTTTTCCTTTAGCTATTCTTTTTTCAAATCCTTTAGCTATTTTAGCTTTTCCGTTTGCTGCGAATTGCTCATTGATGTCACATAAACATACTTCATATCCAGCTGTTTGTGCGAACGCTTGTGCAATTCCTGATCCCATTGTACCTGCTCCGATAATACCTACTTTCATTTTCATTCCTCCTGAAATTTTTAGTTATTAAATTCTCTTTGAGATTTTTTATTTTGTTTATAATTTATTATTATAAAATTTATTATCTATTTTTGAATCCTTCAACTTTTCTTTTTTCTAAGAAAGCTCCCATACCTTCTCTTTGGTCTTCTGTTTCAAAACAGCTTCCAAATAATTTTTCTTCTATTACTATTGCTTCATCCATTGGAGCATCTAATCCATCATTTATAGCTTTTTTACATGCTTTTACTGCGATAGGGGCATTTTTAGCTATTTTTCCTGCTAATTTTTTAGCAGCTGGAAGTAATTCTTCTTGAGTGTAAACAGCATTTACTAATCCTAGTGCTTTAGCTTCTTCAGCTTTTACATTAGTACATGCATAAATCATTTCTTTAGCTTTTCCTGCTCCGATAAGTCTTGCAAGTCTTTGAGTTCCTCCAAATCCTGGAGTGATTCCTAAACCTACTTCAGGTTGTCCAAAAAGAGCATTGTCAGAACATATTCTTATGTCACAGCTCATAGCTATTTCGCATCCTCCACCAAGAGCAAATCCATTTACTGCTGCGATAACTGGAATAGGGAAAGTTTCTAGTTTTCTGAAAACATCATTTCCTTTTTTTCCGAAAGCTTCTCCTTCAGCTTTAGTTAATGTACTCATTTCTGCAATGTCAGCACCTGCAACAAATGATTTTTCACCTGCTCCTGTTAAAACAAGTGCTCTAGTTGTTTCTAAATCAATTGCATCTAAACAAGCATTTAATTCATCAAGAACTCCGCTGTTAAGAGCGTTAAGAGCTTTTGGTCTGTTTATAGTAATTACTCCTACAAATCCTTCTTGCTCATATGTTATAAAATCCATAATAACCTCCTTTGAGATACTATGAAAAAGCTTTCTGATTCCGCTTTGCCTCTCATAGTTATTTTTATTTTAAAAGATTTTTTAATACACTCATAATATAGTTATACTTTTACAGAGCTATTAAGTCAAGCCCTTACTTACAATTTACAAAATTATGATTAATTATTTATCACTTTAAGGTTAATCTTTGTTATTTTTATTTTATTAATCTTCCAAAAAAATTTTTTTCACATTATTATATTCTAATTATAATCCAAAATTTAATATTTTTAAAATATATTTTATATATATTCCATGTTTTTTATGCTATTTTAAGTTATAATGTTTATTTTTTTATCACTTAATGTTAAATATTTAAAATAAAGATTTTCTGATAATTGATCAATTTTTTACAGATTATTTTTTTACCATTTCTATACATTTTATATACTTCTTTATAAACAAAAAAGAGAGTGATTATTAAAAGAATAAACTTATTTTTTCAGCTCTTCTTTTAATCACTCTCATATTTTTATTTGTTTATTTTTTATTCTTCTTCTGCAGTTTCAGCCTCACTATCTTTATAAATAATCCAATTTTCTGCTCCACTAATAATTCCTGCAAAATCTATTATTTCTTCCTGAGATAATTTTGTTTTAAAATTTTTAGTTATTTCTTGATTTTGTCCATTAGCATCTTTAAATCTAATTGTTATTTTATGATTTATACCTTTTACATAAACAACACCTTTTTTATTTGCCCTTATACTTTTTGGTTTATCTGCATTCTGTCCATCAACTATATAAGCTACTCTTGCAGGAACTTCTGCTCCGTTTTCACCATTTATAAGCATAACTTTGTGCTGTTTTCCTGTAACAAAAAGAATTACAGACAATACTATTACAGCTGCCATTACCACTACCCAGCTTAAAATTCTTTTCATTACTTATCACCACCCTCTGTTTGAGCTGTTCTCTCTGCCATAAGTCTTCTTCTTTGTTCTTCTTTTTCTTTCTCTCTTCTCCATTGATGAAGAACAAGAGTAAGAGCTATTACTCCATAAGAAACAAATACTCTAAAGTATTCACCTATCTGTGCAGAACCCATAAGCTCTTTACCTGCCATAGGTGAAACAATAAATAGCATATGGAAAAGGAAAATACCACTTATAGCATTTAATATAGTTGCTTTTGATGCACTTGCTCCACCTACAAGAAGAGCTGCTATAGAGAACATTCCTATCTGTTCGTGGCTGTTATAAGTATTCATTGTTCCTATATTTTGAAGATAAATTATTTGACCAAATCCAGCAAGCACAGTTGAAATAACAATAGCAATTATTCTTGTTTTCTCAACATCAATTCCTGCCGTTTTAGAAACTTCCATATCCTGACCTATAGCTTTCATATCCTGACCTAATTTTGTTTTTCTAAACCACACAGTAAACCATGCAAGTGCTGCAACTATTAAGAAAACAAATACAGGTATTTCAATTTCACCTATTTTTATAGCAAAAACTGAATCTAAAACTTTTCTTACATCTTTAAGGTCTATGGCATTTCTTATTCCATATCCTCTTGAAAGAACAAGTTTATTATTTGTTATTGGAATTACTTTTCCCATTCCGTAAAGGACAACTAATTGATAAACACCATTTATGAAGAATCCTAATATCATAGATGTTATCATTTCTCTTCCTTTAGCTCTGTTAAGTATCATACCACTCATTATTCCAAGAAGAATAGAAACAGGTACAGAAATTATTGCTGCAAGAAGAACTCCTTGCATTCCTACAATCTGCCAGTCTGTTATAAGCACAAGAGCAATTTGACCTGCCATAGCTCCAAGAACTATACCAAAATTAAGTCCCATTCCTGCAATAATAGGAATAAGAAGTGAAAGAACAAGAAATAGGTTTCTTGAAAGTCTAAGTATCATTTCCTGAATTGTATATGTTACACTAAGCCCTGACAATGGGAAACAAAAAGCTATTATTATTAATATTAATATAGGTACTATATTATTTATTAATGTGTTTTTTAAATTGTTGTTCATTTTATAGTTCCCCCTTTCTAGTAAGAGCATAAAGTATCATTCCATTTGATACAATTATTCTTATTGTTTCTGACATATCTGTTTTAATAATTCCATTAACAACACTTGGAGTCATTGTAAGTATTCCTTGGAAAAGGAATGTTCCTATTATTACATTTACAATAGTTGCTTTATTAACTGAAGCTCCTCCTATAAGTATTGCTGCAATAGCAGGGAATGCCATGTAGAAAGGTGCTAAATAAAGCTGAATAAATCCGAAGCTCTGTTGATAAATTATAATTCCAACAGCAGCAAGAACACTTGATAATACAACTGATTTTATTCTTACTTTATCTATATCTATTCCTGTAGCTCTTGCAAACTTTTCATTTGCACCTACAGCTTTCATTGCAAGTCCACCTTTTGTTCTAAAAAATACCCAGATTATAAATCCAAGAACAGCAAACATCACTATTTCCCCAAAAGGAAGTCCTGTATTTCCAACTTCTAATATTTTATGCCAATAATTTTCAACACTAATTGTTGTACGAAGTCCTTCTCCTCCATAAGCCCATATCATATCTTGACTTTTAAACGGAAGTATAAGCCACATTATACACATAATAGCAACTGATGAGAATCCTATATATGTTGCTATCATCATTTCTCCACCTTTTACTTTATTAAGAATTGCTCCATAAAGCCATCCAAAAATAACTGCAAAAGGTATTGAAATTAAAATTGCTCCAAAGAATCCTGCCAAACCTGTAAGTCCTAATTCTATACTTATTACTGCTCCAAGAAGGCCTGCTTCAACTCCTAAAGGCATACCAAAGTTCAGTCCTGTCCCAGCCTGAATCATAGGCACAAGAGATAAAACTAAAACAACATTCATTCCAAATCTTATAATTGTATCACTTATTGCCGCTTTTAAATTAAGACCAATAAAAGGGCAAGAAATATACATTAGTAAAAGGAAAAGTCCTATTATAATTCTAGGCCAACCCATATTTTGTATTGTCTTTTTTATACTAGTCATTGCTGTTTCCTCCTACTCCTACCATATATTTACCGAATTCAAGTATGTCAGCCTGTGGAGGTAATATTCCGGCTACTTTTCCTTCATTTATAATAGCTATTCTATCACATACAGATCTTAATTCTTCTACTTCTGAAGAAGTAATAACTATTGTTACTCCTTTTTCTTTATTATATTGTTTTAAGAAATCAAGAACTAATTTTTTTGCTCCAACATCTATACCTCTTGTAGGTTCAGATACAAATAAAAGTTCTGGTTCCATTGTAAAGGCTTTTGCAAGACATACTTTCTGCTGATTTCCTCCACTTAACTCCTGTACTCTTTGCTCTTCTCCCATACATTTTATTTCAAGAGTTTTTATATATTTTTTAGCATTTTCTTTTATAGCTTCATTATCCTGATATTTTACAAAACCTGCAAAAGATTTTAAAAACTGCTCTTTAATCTGAATTGCAGGATAAGCTATATTCATTTCTATTGACTTATCAAGAAGAAGACCTACTCCTTTTCTATCTTCTGACATAAAAAATAATCCTTTTTTTAGTGGATCTGCAGGATCATTTATTTTTATAGGATTTCCATTAAATAAAACTTCTCCTGTTGTAAGATAAAGTCCCATTACACCATTGGCCACTCCTATTTTACCTTGCCCTGCCATACCTCCAAGACCAAGTATTTCCCCTCTTCTTACTTTTAGATTAAGATTTTTTACTGCCTCTCCAGGCATATCTACAGAAAGATTTTTTATGTCAAGGATAATATCTTTATCATCTGCTTTATTTTCTTTAATATTTTCTGATTCACTGCTTTCTATTTTTCTTCCTATCATCCATTGAGTAATTTCATCTACATTTGTATCTTTTGTAGGAACTGCATTTATCATTACTCCATCTCTAAGAACAACTACTTTATCACAAGCAGCTATTATTTCATCAAGTCTGTGAGTAATAAAGATTACTGCTATCCCTTTTTCTGATAGTCTTTTTATTGTCTGAACAAGAACTTCTGCTTCACTTTCTGTAAGAACAGCTGTAGGTTCATCAAGAACAAGAAGTTTTGTATGTTCTCTTTCTATTTCTCTTGCTATTTCTGTAAACTGCATATGAGCAACTGGCATCTGTTCAACATATTGCTCTTCATCTATTGTTACACCTAAATGTCCAATTGCATCTTTTGATCTTTGTTTTATTGTTTTTCCATCAATAACTCTTATTCTTTCACCAAAAAGAAGTTCTAAAAGACTTGCTTTTGTTGTTTCTCTATTAAGTACTATATTTTCACTAGCTTTAAATCCAGGTATAAGAGAAAATTCTTGGTGAACCATTCCTATTCCTGCTGCAAGAGCATCAAAAGGACTGTTAAAATTTACAACCTTACCATTTACTTTGACTTCTCCGTTGTAGCCACCTGTTTCTTTTATAACAGGCATTCCGAAAATAATCTTCATAAGAGTAGACTTTCCGGCACCATTTTCTCCTACTAACCCTATTACTTCACCCTCTTTTATTTCAAGGTTTATATCTTTCAGAACTGTATTCTCTCCGAAAGATTTTGATAGGTTTCTTATTTCTAACAATATATTTTCCATCAATTCCCACCTTTCATATTAATAAAAAGGGTAGTTTAAAAACTACCCTCTTTTACATTACTATTGAATGTCAAGATATTTCTTAGGTACCTCTAAGTCTGTCATATGTAAATATCCTTTACCAAACACATAAGTATCTTGATAAATAAGGATATAGTTCTCTCTCTCAACACCATCTGCATCTACTAAGTAGTTTCCGTTCCAACCAGCTCCTGATGTACTGTTTTGTAAAGCAGACATTATTGCATCAAAGTCAAGAATGTCGCATTTTCCTTCTATAACATTAACTGCATGATCTCCAAGAGCTGTTGCAGTACTAAAGTTATATGAATAAGCCCATGTTCCCATTCTTCCTGCTGCGCCTTTATCAACAACTGCTTTTTCTACTT is a genomic window of Fusobacterium perfoetens containing:
- a CDS encoding ABC transporter permease, which encodes MNNNLKNTLINNIVPILILIIIAFCFPLSGLSVTYTIQEMILRLSRNLFLVLSLLIPIIAGMGLNFGIVLGAMAGQIALVLITDWQIVGMQGVLLAAIISVPVSILLGIMSGMILNRAKGREMITSMILGFFINGVYQLVVLYGMGKVIPITNNKLVLSRGYGIRNAIDLKDVRKVLDSVFAIKIGEIEIPVFVFLIVAALAWFTVWFRKTKLGQDMKAIGQDMEVSKTAGIDVEKTRIIAIVISTVLAGFGQIIYLQNIGTMNTYNSHEQIGMFSIAALLVGGASASKATILNAISGIFLFHMLFIVSPMAGKELMGSAQIGEYFRVFVSYGVIALTLVLHQWRREKEKEEQRRRLMAERTAQTEGGDK
- a CDS encoding ABC transporter permease subunit, whose protein sequence is MTSIKKTIQNMGWPRIIIGLFLLLMYISCPFIGLNLKAAISDTIIRFGMNVVLVLSLVPMIQAGTGLNFGMPLGVEAGLLGAVISIELGLTGLAGFFGAILISIPFAVIFGWLYGAILNKVKGGEMMIATYIGFSSVAIMCIMWLILPFKSQDMIWAYGGEGLRTTISVENYWHKILEVGNTGLPFGEIVMFAVLGFIIWVFFRTKGGLAMKAVGANEKFARATGIDIDKVRIKSVVLSSVLAAVGIIIYQQSFGFIQLYLAPFYMAFPAIAAILIGGASVNKATIVNVIIGTFLFQGILTMTPSVVNGIIKTDMSETIRIIVSNGMILYALTRKGEL
- a CDS encoding enoyl-CoA hydratase-related protein produces the protein MDFITYEQEGFVGVITINRPKALNALNSGVLDELNACLDAIDLETTRALVLTGAGEKSFVAGADIAEMSTLTKAEGEAFGKKGNDVFRKLETFPIPVIAAVNGFALGGGCEIAMSCDIRICSDNALFGQPEVGLGITPGFGGTQRLARLIGAGKAKEMIYACTNVKAEEAKALGLVNAVYTQEELLPAAKKLAGKIAKNAPIAVKACKKAINDGLDAPMDEAIVIEEKLFGSCFETEDQREGMGAFLEKRKVEGFKNR
- a CDS encoding sugar ABC transporter ATP-binding protein, with the protein product MENILLEIRNLSKSFGENTVLKDINLEIKEGEVIGLVGENGAGKSTLMKIIFGMPVIKETGGYNGEVKVNGKVVNFNSPFDALAAGIGMVHQEFSLIPGFKASENIVLNRETTKASLLELLFGERIRVIDGKTIKQRSKDAIGHLGVTIDEEQYVEQMPVAHMQFTEIAREIEREHTKLLVLDEPTAVLTESEAEVLVQTIKRLSEKGIAVIFITHRLDEIIAACDKVVVLRDGVMINAVPTKDTNVDEITQWMIGRKIESSESENIKENKADDKDIILDIKNLSVDMPGEAVKNLNLKVRRGEILGLGGMAGQGKIGVANGVMGLYLTTGEVLFNGNPIKINDPADPLKKGLFFMSEDRKGVGLLLDKSIEMNIAYPAIQIKEQFLKSFAGFVKYQDNEAIKENAKKYIKTLEIKCMGEEQRVQELSGGNQQKVCLAKAFTMEPELLFVSEPTRGIDVGAKKLVLDFLKQYNKEKGVTIVITSSEVEELRSVCDRIAIINEGKVAGILPPQADILEFGKYMVGVGGNSND
- a CDS encoding DUF6672 family protein, whose protein sequence is MKRILSWVVVMAAVIVLSVILFVTGKQHKVMLINGENGAEVPARVAYIVDGQNADKPKSIRANKKGVVYVKGINHKITIRFKDANGQNQEITKNFKTKLSQEEIIDFAGIISGAENWIIYKDSEAETAEEE